From Cheilinus undulatus linkage group 18, ASM1832078v1, whole genome shotgun sequence, the proteins below share one genomic window:
- the LOC121526164 gene encoding uncharacterized protein LOC121526164: MISKDIVLAVLAVSTDADLLILPQLCVLSLPNSTSTLELQEEMGRFVVDSQGVMTRSSSARMKRIVETHHVRAVNGRYSISYTEVSTAGSSSEKSNLAVTIRNLMKSDSARYRCGIGEINAPWDFSDFEVRVVDDLVHGNTSFAYTNIEGENITHGCSSDLGPGVWKFLCRDNCSKTEDVLLETNNAAQSSRFSLEFKENSLYGLYVTISNVTRSDTGWYRCGYGRALSSASFNTFPLIVIPDPSSTWSPEEASSGDEQHSNFPTGAMLYVVVVLAVIIFVLGLTLTLVCVQKNITPHDLNSRGHRDTVTTEARSNEYHSPAPGCEVTIYENLDLAKKGQRYHNLG; encoded by the exons ATGATCTCCAAAGATATCGTACTGGCAGTTCTGGCAGTCAGCACTGATGCTGATCTTCTGATTCTCCCACAGCTCTGTGTCCTGTCACTGCCAAACTCAACATCTACACTGGAGCTACAGGAGGAAATGGGAAGATTTGTTGTAGATTCACAGGGCGTGATGACAAGAAGTTCTTCTGCAAGGATGAAACGCATTGTTGAAACGCATCATGTCAGGGCTGTGAATGGCAGATACAGCATCAGTTACACAGAGGTATCCACAGCAGGAAGTAGCTCTGAGAAGAGCAATTTGGCAGTGACCATCAGAAACCTGATGAAGTCTGACTCAGCACGCTACAGGTGTGGGATCGGAGAGATCAACGCTCCATGGgatttctcagattttgaggtCAGAGTTGTTGATG ATCTGGTTCATGGAAACACTTCTTTTGCTTATACCAACATTGAAGGAGAAAACATCACACATGGATGCAGTAGTGATCTAGGCCCTGGAGTGTGGAAGTTCCTCTGTAGAGACAACTGCAGTAAAACAGAAGATGTTCTTCTTGAAACCAATAATGCTGCTCAGAGCAGCCGATTCAGCcttgaatttaaagaaaattcatTGTACGGGCTGTATGTGACGATCTCAAATGTGACCAGGTCTGACACTGGATGGTACAGGTGTGGATACGGCAGAGCGCTGTCTTCAGCTTCATTCAACACCTTCCCTCTCATCGTCATCCCTG ATCCCAGTTCCACTTGGAGTCCGGAAGAGGCTTCTTCTGGTGATGAGCAGCACAGCAACTTCCCAACAG GTGCTATGCTGTATGTGGTCGTGGTTCTGGCCGTCATCATCTTCGTCTTGGGGCTGACGCTGACTCTCGTCTGTGTTCAAAAGAACATCACACCCCATG ATTTGAACAGCAGAGGACACAGAGACACCGTGACCACGGAG GCCCGGTCCAATGAGTACCATTCTCCTGCCCCAGGCTGTGAAGTGACCATCTATGAGAATCTGGATCTGGCCAAAAAGGGCCAACGCTACCACAACCTGGGCTGA